Proteins found in one Deinococcus fonticola genomic segment:
- a CDS encoding methyltransferase encodes MSRPKNVNEKKQKVRFSCAAGREKAAPLGEGAYGDVRPALLPPRLDGLRALTKPGVRGFPEVDAAQALLAGTLRKDRVKGEVLDLTAMGGLLASLPGVTLRAVEGSAPALTVLRGAGLEPQAAVPGDPLSERWPEKAKTVALVLAGDRGNAYALAQVAWAHANTPPGGTLYIAGDRDKGFDRYVRAAGAAFGTGETVARDGGMRVAKLVRRPGPTPPLPPAETYEEDGLKVVGLPGVFSAAKPDRATALLLRELEGLDFSGQRVLDLGCGTGLIGAWAAKRGAEVTLVDADLQSVRSAQATLDANGLAGEVLHSDVGAELGERLFDVILTNPPFHVGRGVVLDVAREFIASANKHLKPGGTLYVVANEPLPYEKPLADVGNVEEWVREAGFKVLKVKKPE; translated from the coding sequence GTGAGCCGCCCGAAGAACGTCAACGAGAAGAAGCAGAAGGTCAGGTTCTCCTGCGCGGCTGGGCGGGAGAAGGCCGCCCCGCTGGGGGAGGGCGCTTACGGGGATGTCCGCCCGGCCCTGCTGCCGCCGCGCCTGGATGGACTGCGGGCCCTGACGAAACCGGGCGTCCGGGGCTTCCCGGAGGTCGACGCGGCGCAGGCGCTGCTGGCGGGCACCCTGCGCAAAGATCGGGTCAAGGGCGAGGTGCTGGACCTGACGGCGATGGGCGGCCTGCTCGCCAGCCTGCCGGGCGTGACGTTGCGGGCAGTGGAGGGTTCCGCGCCCGCGCTGACGGTGTTGCGCGGCGCCGGTCTGGAACCGCAGGCGGCGGTGCCGGGCGACCCGTTGTCGGAACGCTGGCCGGAAAAGGCGAAAACGGTGGCGCTGGTGCTGGCGGGCGATCGGGGAAACGCCTACGCGCTCGCGCAGGTAGCCTGGGCGCACGCGAACACGCCCCCTGGCGGCACGCTTTACATCGCGGGCGACCGCGATAAAGGCTTCGACCGTTACGTCCGCGCGGCCGGAGCCGCCTTCGGCACGGGGGAAACAGTGGCGCGTGACGGCGGCATGCGCGTGGCGAAACTGGTGCGCCGTCCCGGCCCCACGCCGCCTCTGCCGCCCGCCGAGACTTACGAGGAAGACGGTCTGAAGGTCGTGGGCTTACCGGGGGTGTTCAGCGCCGCGAAACCGGACAGGGCGACCGCCCTGCTGCTGCGCGAGCTGGAGGGCCTGGACTTCAGCGGTCAAAGGGTGCTTGATCTGGGGTGCGGCACGGGCCTGATCGGCGCTTGGGCCGCAAAACGCGGGGCGGAGGTGACGCTGGTGGACGCCGACCTGCAAAGTGTCCGCAGCGCCCAGGCCACCCTGGATGCCAACGGTCTCGCCGGCGAGGTGCTTCACTCCGACGTCGGTGCCGAGCTCGGAGAGCGGCTGTTCGACGTGATTCTCACCAACCCTCCCTTTCATGTGGGGCGCGGTGTGGTGCTGGACGTGGCGCGGGAATTTATCGCCAGCGCGAACAAGCACCTCAAGCCCGGCGGCACGCTGTACGTCGTGGCGAATGAGCCGCTGCCCTACGAGAAACCTCTTGCCGACGTGGGGAACGTGGAGGAATGGGTACGTGAAGCGGGCTTCAAGGTCTTGAAAGTCAAGAAGCCTGAATAA
- a CDS encoding HelD family protein codes for MSVAERPQKVHPDFEVESEHLTETVAAMIRQIEFWEDRDRNTGADLETSVTMADTSEEHAAMLSVHVHQPYFGSLKVRVGGREQTLYIGKHAFLDTKGAHSVVSWESEVGSLFYSDALGWTPRRGGQGVIKRRRQLDVAHKHLLRVTDLYDDEQGGDTGGREEVLLRRLQEQSTAGMRDVVETLQPEQNEAMRYPAGTPVIIQGAAGSGKTTIGFHRLAWMTNRDRGIHQARPEACMVLMPNRVLAAYAARILPELELQGVVVTTPETWITGLLGLEKLEVTDRTLTLLLTDSDNARRALAWRKAKLLGDARMLDVVRTHLWNKFNAAIQGQSFSERVEVRGRDPQTVTFTEAQLFGLLHDVFAADPLDGYRAGYRRLLEEQALAQLNVPENEEISAQRQLSTPFTTLLGRIFASTTPVTEARRLLTDQAALGASGLLTEKEIRLLLADPLSGIPAPRRAHADVTELPLMLAVQAFTGGIGRVVGRTLEPFDHVVLDEAQDYSPLLYALLQRAARTGHITALGDLNQGMHGYKGPSSWEAVQEQLSGAQVLTLSRTFRSTRQITGLGARIASTYNRAADVRGVDRDGPEVQRYSGQADERPLIAQAVKDARAAGHTNIAIVTRRAADADRLSEELREFDTDAQPITTQEHRYKGGLVILPVNLAKGLEFSAAIVAGANEQTYDNAVEYERRLLYVAASRALHWLALTSAGEMHELVR; via the coding sequence ATGTCTGTTGCGGAACGCCCCCAGAAAGTTCACCCTGATTTTGAGGTTGAAAGCGAGCATTTAACCGAGACGGTCGCGGCGATGATCCGTCAGATCGAGTTCTGGGAAGACCGGGATCGGAACACCGGGGCCGACCTGGAAACGAGCGTGACGATGGCGGACACCTCCGAGGAACACGCGGCCATGCTGAGTGTGCACGTTCATCAGCCTTACTTCGGGAGCCTGAAGGTGCGGGTGGGCGGGCGTGAGCAGACACTTTACATCGGCAAGCACGCTTTTCTGGATACCAAAGGCGCGCACAGCGTCGTCAGCTGGGAGTCCGAGGTGGGCAGCCTGTTCTACTCGGACGCGCTGGGCTGGACACCCCGGCGTGGCGGTCAGGGGGTCATCAAGCGGCGGCGGCAACTGGACGTGGCGCACAAGCACCTGCTGCGCGTGACCGACCTGTACGACGACGAGCAGGGCGGCGACACCGGCGGGCGCGAGGAAGTGCTGCTGCGCCGCCTGCAGGAGCAGAGCACGGCCGGCATGCGCGACGTGGTGGAGACGCTGCAACCCGAGCAGAACGAGGCCATGCGTTACCCCGCCGGCACGCCCGTGATTATTCAGGGCGCGGCGGGAAGCGGGAAAACCACCATCGGCTTTCACCGCCTGGCCTGGATGACGAACCGTGACCGGGGCATTCACCAGGCGCGGCCCGAAGCGTGCATGGTCTTGATGCCCAACCGGGTACTGGCGGCTTACGCGGCGCGAATCCTGCCGGAACTGGAGTTGCAGGGCGTGGTGGTCACTACCCCGGAAACGTGGATCACCGGCCTGCTGGGCCTGGAAAAACTGGAGGTCACGGACCGCACCCTGACCCTGCTGCTGACCGACTCCGACAATGCCCGGCGGGCGCTGGCGTGGCGCAAAGCCAAATTACTTGGAGATGCGCGAATGCTGGACGTGGTGCGCACCCACCTGTGGAACAAGTTCAACGCCGCCATCCAGGGCCAGAGTTTCAGCGAACGAGTGGAAGTGCGCGGGCGCGACCCGCAGACCGTCACGTTTACCGAGGCGCAACTGTTCGGCCTGCTGCACGACGTGTTCGCCGCCGACCCGCTCGACGGGTACCGCGCCGGTTACCGCCGCTTGCTGGAAGAACAGGCCCTCGCGCAACTGAACGTCCCTGAAAACGAGGAAATCAGCGCCCAGCGGCAACTCTCCACGCCGTTCACCACGCTGCTGGGCCGCATTTTCGCCAGCACCACGCCCGTCACCGAGGCCCGGCGCCTCCTCACCGATCAGGCGGCGCTGGGCGCCAGCGGCCTGCTGACCGAGAAGGAAATCCGCCTGCTGCTGGCCGACCCACTTTCGGGCATTCCTGCGCCGCGCCGCGCCCACGCGGACGTGACTGAACTCCCGCTGATGCTGGCCGTGCAAGCCTTCACCGGGGGCATCGGGCGGGTCGTGGGGCGCACCCTGGAACCCTTCGATCACGTGGTGCTGGACGAAGCGCAGGACTACTCGCCCCTGCTGTACGCGCTCCTGCAACGTGCCGCCCGCACCGGGCACATCACCGCGCTGGGCGACTTGAACCAGGGCATGCACGGGTACAAGGGGCCGAGTAGCTGGGAAGCCGTGCAGGAGCAACTGTCCGGAGCGCAAGTGCTGACCCTGAGTCGCACCTTCCGCTCTACCCGGCAGATTACGGGGCTGGGCGCACGCATTGCCAGCACGTACAACCGCGCCGCCGACGTCAGAGGCGTAGACCGCGACGGCCCGGAAGTGCAACGCTACAGCGGGCAGGCCGATGAACGCCCCCTGATTGCCCAGGCCGTGAAGGACGCCCGCGCCGCCGGACACACCAACATTGCCATCGTCACGCGCCGCGCCGCCGACGCCGACCGCCTCAGCGAGGAACTGCGCGAGTTCGACACCGACGCCCAGCCCATCACCACCCAGGAGCACCGCTACAAGGGCGGGCTGGTGATCCTGCCCGTGAACCTGGCCAAGGGACTGGAATTCAGCGCCGCCATCGTCGCCGGGGCCAACGAACAGACCTACGACAATGCCGTGGAGTACGAACGCCGCCTGCTGTACGTCGCCGCCAGCCGCGCCCTGCACTGGCTCGCCCTGACCAGCGCCGGGGAAATGCACGAACTGGTGCGGTAA
- the rpoD gene encoding RNA polymerase sigma factor RpoD, which translates to MAPESKPRTRSKVTAPAPVQEEPRIKTVEKPRARTKAARQSDEVTEAKAQAQAAPARKPAAEKPVKAAPAPKETKAPARKPAAKKAADQADDAAAASSGAAKPKTAKPKAARATKKAGEVPADGSSGAEAPAKGKAAAKAPAKASVAKAAPAKGGSAEKPYYAHASIQELLKAGKAAGVLSSEEIAAALSTAMEANGLDPESGEAFEDMQLFLAGQNIEVQDLDEDEEEEGDELEGEETTAAASDDDEEKYFDDMPRAVSNDPVRQYLHEIGRVSLLTLEEEIALARRIEEGEEARKVLDEDVELDDRGRRRLMRQMEDGAAARQGLIEANLRLVVSIAKKYTGRGLGFLDLIQEGNQGLIRAVEKFEYRRRYKFSTYATWWIRQAINRAIADQARTIRIPVHMVETINKLTRTARQLQQELSREATHEEIAEAMGPGWDAAKVEEVQKVSQEPVSLETPIGDEKDSFYGDFIPDENLDSPVDNAAKTLLSEELEKALSKLTEREAMVLKFRKGLVDGREHTLEEVGQRFNVTRERIRQIENKALRKLKYHESRTRKLRDFLD; encoded by the coding sequence ATGGCACCTGAAAGTAAACCCCGCACCCGCAGTAAAGTTACCGCCCCGGCCCCTGTTCAGGAAGAACCCAGGATCAAGACCGTGGAGAAACCCCGCGCCCGCACCAAGGCGGCGCGCCAGAGTGATGAGGTCACCGAAGCGAAAGCCCAGGCTCAGGCTGCGCCCGCCAGGAAGCCAGCCGCAGAAAAGCCGGTGAAGGCTGCCCCGGCACCGAAGGAAACGAAAGCGCCTGCCAGGAAACCTGCCGCCAAGAAAGCCGCCGACCAGGCCGATGACGCAGCGGCTGCCAGTTCTGGAGCTGCCAAGCCCAAAACGGCCAAGCCCAAAGCGGCCAGGGCCACCAAAAAGGCCGGCGAAGTTCCCGCTGATGGGAGCAGCGGCGCTGAGGCTCCGGCAAAAGGGAAAGCGGCGGCCAAAGCCCCTGCCAAGGCCAGCGTGGCCAAAGCGGCTCCTGCCAAAGGCGGCAGCGCCGAGAAGCCGTACTACGCGCATGCCAGCATTCAGGAACTGCTGAAAGCCGGCAAGGCCGCCGGGGTGCTGTCCAGCGAGGAAATCGCGGCGGCCCTCAGCACCGCCATGGAAGCCAACGGGCTTGACCCGGAAAGCGGCGAGGCCTTCGAGGACATGCAGCTGTTCCTGGCTGGACAGAACATTGAAGTGCAGGACCTCGACGAGGACGAAGAGGAGGAGGGCGATGAGCTGGAGGGCGAAGAGACCACCGCCGCCGCCAGTGACGACGACGAGGAGAAATACTTCGACGACATGCCCCGCGCCGTCAGCAACGACCCGGTGCGCCAGTACCTGCATGAGATCGGGCGCGTCTCGCTACTGACTCTGGAAGAAGAAATTGCGCTGGCCCGCCGCATCGAGGAAGGCGAGGAAGCCCGCAAAGTGCTGGACGAGGACGTGGAACTGGACGACCGGGGCCGCCGCCGCCTGATGCGCCAGATGGAAGACGGCGCGGCGGCCCGCCAGGGCTTGATCGAGGCCAACCTGCGCCTGGTAGTCAGCATTGCCAAGAAGTACACCGGGCGTGGCCTGGGCTTCCTGGACCTGATTCAGGAAGGCAACCAGGGCCTCATTCGCGCGGTGGAGAAGTTCGAGTACCGCCGCCGCTACAAGTTCTCCACCTACGCCACGTGGTGGATTCGTCAGGCCATCAACCGCGCCATCGCCGATCAGGCGCGCACCATCCGCATCCCGGTGCACATGGTCGAGACCATCAACAAGCTTACGCGCACGGCCCGGCAGCTCCAGCAGGAACTGAGCCGCGAGGCCACGCACGAGGAGATCGCCGAGGCGATGGGACCGGGCTGGGACGCCGCGAAAGTCGAGGAAGTCCAGAAAGTCAGCCAGGAGCCAGTGTCCCTCGAAACGCCTATCGGTGACGAGAAGGACAGCTTCTACGGCGACTTCATTCCCGACGAGAACCTCGATAGCCCAGTGGACAACGCTGCCAAGACGCTGCTCAGCGAGGAACTGGAGAAAGCCCTGTCCAAACTGACGGAGCGCGAGGCCATGGTCTTGAAGTTCCGCAAAGGTCTGGTGGACGGCCGCGAACATACGCTGGAGGAAGTGGGCCAGCGCTTCAACGTGACCCGTGAACGCATCCGCCAGATCGAGAACAAGGCCCTGCGCAAGCTGAAGTACCACGAGAGCCGCACCCGCAAACTCCGCGACTTCCTCGACTGA